A genomic stretch from Cyprinus carpio isolate SPL01 chromosome A12, ASM1834038v1, whole genome shotgun sequence includes:
- the LOC109047968 gene encoding uncharacterized protein LOC109047968 yields MNAVSVVELLIVVWSFSAVCEGYDDDFIVSCQNVTGSMRKEVTLTCSVSLQITECCIIKYKFQYPEIYKDSAICRQDVPVNSCEQRNSFTCSYTPTTAMTEQFRFFVQTKCGVKGGEFAVNITEPMKDEIDTEAPGKKEEPVGDISETSEQKKPEDRGFKIAVIAAVISCFIIIIMPIIYRLTQKHTNRNRTLLSVRYEEDDSNHPETKTENMI; encoded by the exons ATGAATGCTGTAAGTGTTGTGGAACTGCTCATTGTGGTTTGGAGCTTCTCCGCTGTCTGTGAAGGTTATGATGATG atttcataGTAAGCTGTCAGAATGTGACTGGATCTATGAGGAAAGAAGTAACTCTCACCTGCAGCGTCTCTCTGCAGATCACTGAATGCTGCATTATAAAGTATAAGTTTCAATACCCTGAGATCTATAAAGACTCTGCAATCTGTCGTCAAGATGTTCCTGTGAACTCCTGTGAACAGAGAAACAGTTTCACATGCAGCTACACTCCAACTACAGCGATGACAGAACAATTCAGATTCTTTGTGCAAACAAAGTGTGGAGTGAAAGGAGGAGAATTTGCTGTGAACATAACAG AACCCATGAAAGATGAAATAGACACTGAAGCTCCTGGAAAGAAAG AAGAACCTGTTGGGGACATATCAGAAACATCTGAACAGAAGAAACCGGAAGATCGTGGATTTAAGATCGCTGTCATCGCTGCTGTTATAAGCTgttttatcatcatcataatgCCCATCATTTACAGattgacacaaaaacacaccaaccGGAACAGGACTCTTCTGAGTGTCAGATATGAAGAAGACGACAGCAATCATCcagaaacaaaaactgaaaatatgataTAA